Proteins encoded by one window of Arabidopsis thaliana chromosome 2, partial sequence:
- a CDS encoding Calcium-binding EF-hand family protein (Calcium-binding EF-hand family protein; FUNCTIONS IN: calcium ion binding; INVOLVED IN: biological_process unknown; LOCATED IN: cellular_component unknown; EXPRESSED IN: 23 plant structures; EXPRESSED DURING: 14 growth stages; CONTAINS InterPro DOMAIN/s: EF-Hand 1, calcium-binding site (InterPro:IPR018247), EF-HAND 2 (InterPro:IPR018249), EF-hand-like domain (InterPro:IPR011992), Calcium-binding EF-hand (InterPro:IPR002048), EF-hand (InterPro:IPR018248); BEST Arabidopsis thaliana protein match is: Calcium-binding EF hand family protein (TAIR:AT1G54530.1); Has 278 Blast hits to 269 proteins in 34 species: Archae - 0; Bacteria - 3; Metazoa - 2; Fungi - 2; Plants - 243; Viruses - 0; Other Eukaryotes - 28 (source: NCBI BLink).) produces the protein MGVVLIDGSTVRSFVDDEEQFKKSVDERFAALDLNKDGVLSRSELRKAFESMRLLESHFGVDVVTPQDELTNLYDSIFEKFDTDQSGSVDLEEFRSEMKKIVLAIADGLGSCPITMVLDDDDDNFLKKAADLEASKLEKASS, from the coding sequence atgGGAGTAGTACTGATCGATGGATCAACGGTACGATCTTTTGTAGACGACGAAGAGCAATTCAAAAAAAGCGTCGACGAGAGGTTCGCAGCTCTGGATCTGAACAAAGACGGCGTTTTATCGCGATCGGAGCTACGAAAAGCGTTTGAATCGATGAGGCTACTTGAATCGCACTTTGGCGTTGATGTGGTGACTCCTCAGGACGAGCTGACGAACCTCTACGATTCGATCTTCGAGAAATTCGATACGGATCAAAGCGGTTCTGTGGATCTGGAGGAGTTTAGatcggagatgaagaagatcgtGCTTGCGATTGCTGATGGGCTTGGATCTTGTCCGATTACGATGGTgttagatgatgatgatgataatttcttgaaaaaagCTGCGGATTTGGAAGCTTCCAAGCTTGAGAAAGCTTCTTCGTAA
- a CDS encoding Bifunctional inhibitor/lipid-transfer protein/seed storage 2S albumin superfamily protein (Bifunctional inhibitor/lipid-transfer protein/seed storage 2S albumin superfamily protein; FUNCTIONS IN: lipid binding; INVOLVED IN: lipid transport; LOCATED IN: plasma membrane, anchored to membrane; EXPRESSED IN: 21 plant structures; EXPRESSED DURING: 13 growth stages; CONTAINS InterPro DOMAIN/s: Bifunctional inhibitor/plant lipid transfer protein/seed storage (InterPro:IPR016140), Plant lipid transfer protein/seed storage/trypsin-alpha amylase inhibitor (InterPro:IPR003612), Plant lipid transfer protein/Par allergen (InterPro:IPR000528), Plant lipid transfer protein/hydrophobic protein, helical domain (InterPro:IPR013770); BEST Arabidopsis thaliana protein match is: Bifunctional inhibitor/lipid-transfer protein/seed storage 2S albumin superfamily protein (TAIR:AT2G44290.1); Has 754 Blast hits to 750 proteins in 34 species: Archae - 0; Bacteria - 0; Metazoa - 0; Fungi - 0; Plants - 754; Viruses - 0; Other Eukaryotes - 0 (source: NCBI BLink).), translated as MESRKINLMATAIALIVVAMVVAAADDKTKDKEECTEQLVGMATCLPYVQGQAKSPTPDCCSGLKQVLNSNKKCLCVIIQDRNDPDLGLQINVSLALALPSVCHAAADVTKCPALLHLDPNSPDAQVFYQLAKGLNKTGPASAPTGSSPGPISISPTSGSDDGNNSGRTTSVPGRNHAQSFYKQWLGLEVVFHFFVIFYIFILV; from the exons atggagtCACGGAAGATTAACCTAATGGCGACAGCAATAGCTTTAATAGTGGTGGCTATGGTGGTGGCAGCTGCTGATGATAAGACGAAAGACAAGGAGGAGTGTACGGAGCAGCTGGTCGGTATGGCCACGTGTCTTCCTTACGTGCAAGGACAAGCAAAATCTCCGACGCCAGACTGTTGCTCCGGTCTCAAACAAGTTCTTAATTCAAACAAGAAGTGTCTTTGTGTGATCATTCAAGACAGGAATGATCCTGATTTGGGTCTCCAGATCAACGTCTCTCTAGCTCTCGCACTTCCTTCTGTTTGTCACGCCGCTGCTGACGTCACTAAATGCCCTG CTTTGCTTCACTTGGATCCGAATTCTCCAGATGCCCAAGTCTTCTACCAGCTAGCTAAAGGTTTAAACAAAACCGGCCCAGCCTCTGCTCCCACTGGCTCGTCCCCTGGACCTATAAGCATTTCTCCGACTTCAGGATCCGATGATGGTAACAACAGTGGTCGAACGACCTCTGTGCCAGGCAGGAACCACGCTCAAAGCTTCTATAAACAATGGCTGGGGCTCGAAGTTGTGTTCCATTTCTTcgtaattttttatattttcatccTCGTATAG
- a CDS encoding Major facilitator superfamily protein (Major facilitator superfamily protein; FUNCTIONS IN: molecular_function unknown; INVOLVED IN: biological_process unknown; LOCATED IN: cellular_component unknown; BEST Arabidopsis thaliana protein match is: Major facilitator superfamily protein (TAIR:AT3G60070.1); Has 255 Blast hits to 249 proteins in 88 species: Archae - 0; Bacteria - 68; Metazoa - 102; Fungi - 0; Plants - 63; Viruses - 0; Other Eukaryotes - 22 (source: NCBI BLink).) produces MFAAIFNIGWAATQVSHMAMVNCITLNSTSRVALTSSRNAFSMVANLGLYAIALVVFGVSEAVTKENTESQYRWIAYSSITVGCCFVVIFLMGTKEPRLRINLRETSRARIPWSYWFRKILYYQVAMVYLLTRLVLNVSQAYLAFFVIDDLQMAQSAKALIPAIIYVCSFVVSVMLQEIPWNGKRLKAYYCAGGIIWIFCGISILLLPRSINSYMYAISVFIGIANAVMLVTSISMQSVLIGSKLGGCAFVCGSLSFLDKMSCGLALYVLQSHQGTSPKVDVNIKEYFYFSVTRYGLGLVPAVCSLVGVVVTYFMELDSTILKPLCQPLLLE; encoded by the exons ATGTTTGCAGCTATCTTCAATATTGGATGGGCTGCTACTCAGGTTTCTCACAT GGCTATGGTTAATTGCATTACATTGAATTCAACAAGCAGAGTAGCACTAACAAGCTCCCGTAATGCGTTTAGCATG GTTGCTAATTTAGGCTTATACGCTATTGCTTTAGTTGTATTTGGTGTTAGCGAGGCcgtgacaaaagaaaataccGAATCTCAG TATCGTTGGATTGCTTATTCATCCATCACCGTTGGCTGCTGCTTTGTGGTCATATTTCTTATGGGGACAAAGGAACCAAG gCTGAGGATAAATCTAAGAGAAACTAGTCGAGCAAGAATACCATGGTCTTATTGGTTCCGTAAAATTCTATACTATCAAGTTGCTATGGTTTATCTCCTCACTCGACTAGTATTGAATGTTTCACAG GCATATCTTGCATTCTTTGTTATTGATGATTTGCAAATGGCTCAATCTGCTAAAGCTCTg ATTCCTGCAATAATCTACGTATGCAGCTTCGTTGTATCAGTTATGCTTCAG GAGATTCCTTGGAATGGAAAACGCCTCAAGGCATATTATTGTGCTGGTGGTATTATTTGGATATTCTGCGGTATATCAATACTCTTATTGCCCAGAAGCATTAACTCTTACATGTATGCGATCTCTGTCTTTATCGGCATCGCAAATGCAGTAATGTTG GTGACATCAATTAGTATGCAGAGTGTCTTGATTGGTTCGAAACTCGGGGGATGTGCTTTCGTTTGTGGGTCATTAAGCTTCTTAGACAAAATGTCATGTGGGCTTGCTTTATATGTTCTTCAGTCACATCAAG GCACTTCACCAAAGGTTGACGTAAACATCAAAGAATATTTTTACTTCTCGGTGACAAGATATGGGTTAGGACTTGTTCCAGCTGTATGCTCGCTTGTTGGAGTTGTTGTAACATATTTTATGGAACTCGATAGCACGATTCTAAAGCCTCTGTGTCAACCGCTACTACTAGAATga
- a CDS encoding Bifunctional inhibitor/lipid-transfer protein/seed storage 2S albumin superfamily protein (Bifunctional inhibitor/lipid-transfer protein/seed storage 2S albumin superfamily protein; FUNCTIONS IN: lipid binding; INVOLVED IN: lipid transport; LOCATED IN: plasma membrane, anchored to membrane; CONTAINS InterPro DOMAIN/s: Bifunctional inhibitor/plant lipid transfer protein/seed storage (InterPro:IPR016140), Plant lipid transfer protein/seed storage/trypsin-alpha amylase inhibitor (InterPro:IPR003612), Plant lipid transfer protein/Par allergen (InterPro:IPR000528), Plant lipid transfer protein/hydrophobic protein, helical domain (InterPro:IPR013770); BEST Arabidopsis thaliana protein match is: Bifunctional inhibitor/lipid-transfer protein/seed storage 2S albumin superfamily protein (TAIR:AT2G44300.1); Has 678 Blast hits to 674 proteins in 33 species: Archae - 0; Bacteria - 0; Metazoa - 0; Fungi - 0; Plants - 678; Viruses - 0; Other Eukaryotes - 0 (source: NCBI BLink).), with the protein MESRKIKVMATAIALIMVAMVVDAAGADKGKDKEECTAQLVGMATCLPYVQGKAKSPTPDCCSGLKQVINSDMKCLCMIIQERNDPDLGLQVNVSLALALPSVCHATADITKCPALLHLDPNSPDAQVFYQLAKGLNETVSASAPTGSASEPTSMSSTPGSSAGNNSGRTTSVPGTNHAQSFSKQWLGLEVVAHFFVIFYIFILV; encoded by the exons atggaGTCACGGAAGATTAAAGTAATGGCGACAGCAATAGCTTTAATAATGGTGGCTATGGTGGTGGATGCCGCCGGAGCTGATAAAGGGAAAGACAAGGAAGAGTGTACGGCGCAGCTGGTCGGTATGGCCACATGTCTTCCTTACGTGCAAGGAAAGGCAAAATCTCCGACGCCAGACTGTTGCTCCGGCCTCAAACAAGTTATTAATTCCGACATGAAGTGTCTTTGTATGATCATCCAAGAGAGGAATGATCCTGATTTGGGTCTCCAGGTCAACGTCTCTCTCGCTCTCGCTCTTCCTTCTGTTTGCCACGCCACTGCTGACATCACTAAGTGCCCTG CTTTGCTTCATTTGGACCCAAATTCTCCGGATGCCCAAGTGTTCTATCAGCTAGCTAAAGGTCTGAACGAAACAGTCTCAGCCTCTGCTCCCACTGGCTCGGCCTCTGAGCCCACTAGTATGTCTTCGACCCCAGGATCCAGTGCTGGTAACAACAGTGGTCGGACGACCTCTGTGCCAGGCACGAACCACGCTCAAAGCTTCTCCAAACAATGGCTAGGGCTCGAAGTTGTTGCCCATTTCTTcgtaattttttatattttcatccTCGTTTAG
- a CDS encoding RING/U-box superfamily protein (RING/U-box superfamily protein; CONTAINS InterPro DOMAIN/s: Zinc finger, RING-type (InterPro:IPR001841), Zinc finger, C3HC4 RING-type (InterPro:IPR018957); BEST Arabidopsis thaliana protein match is: RING/U-box superfamily protein (TAIR:AT3G60080.1); Has 9788 Blast hits to 9762 proteins in 267 species: Archae - 0; Bacteria - 0; Metazoa - 2640; Fungi - 885; Plants - 4936; Viruses - 11; Other Eukaryotes - 1316 (source: NCBI BLink).) has product MSSSSTQNQLEMRDYTCPECNIGLRVLSLPSASPPYCPLCNVASYFTSSTPFEVGPNPFEDDEESQFLDPMESLPTIKISSSMLSSASSDDSALPCAICREDFVVGESARRLPCNHLYHNDCIIPWLTSHNSCPLCRVELPVASSEDDSGLDMWFDALNLEDDLEEEAGVTLDLEQSLDG; this is encoded by the coding sequence ATGTCGTCCTCCTCTACCCAAAACCAATTGGAGATGCGGGATTACACGTGTCCGGAATGTAACATAGGTCTTAGGGTTCTCTCATTGCCTTCCGCTTCTCCTCCATACTGTCCTCTATGCAATGTCGCTTCTTACTTCACTTCTTCGACCCCTTTTGAAGTAGGTCCTAATCCTTTCGAAGACGATGAGGAATCTCAGTTTCTCGATCCCATGGAATCTCTTCCGACCATTAAGATCTCATCTTCAATGTTGTCTTCCGCTTCCTCAGACGATTCTGCTTTACCATGTGCCATTTGCAGAGAAGATTTCGTGGTTGGAGAATCTGCTAGGAGATTGCCATGCAACCATTTATACCATAATGATTGCATTATTCCTTGGCTCACAAGTCATAACTCGTGCCCTCTCTGTCGAGTTGAGCTCCCGGTTGCATCTAGTGAAGACGATAGTGGTCTGGACATGTGGTTTGATGCTTTGAACCTAGAGGACGACTTGGAGGAAGAAGCGGGAGTCACGCTCGATTTGGAGCAAAGTTTAGACGGCTAA